A single window of Syntrophus aciditrophicus SB DNA harbors:
- a CDS encoding DegT/DnrJ/EryC1/StrS family aminotransferase, which produces MDWRITLSDIDMGNEEIEAVDRVLRSKWLTMGSVTQEFEKAVADYVEAKHAVAVTNATAALHLACVAAGLGPGKEAIVPSLTFVATANAVRYTGASVVFADIAGEQDLNISVEAIERSVTERTRAIVVVHYGGYACAMPAILELARRHNLAVIEDAAHAIGSELQGKKLGAWGDVGCFSFFSNKNMTTAEGGMLVTSDDALAERLRLLRSHGMTTLTLDRHKGHAWSYDVVDLGYNYRIDEIRSAMGLVQLGRLDRNNRRRREFTRLYRELLRNEAPQVTLPFSSHPGVSAAHLMPILLPPGADRLRFMEHMKSRGIQTSIHYPPIHRFSAYREEGDAQRIKLPITEEVAARIVTLPLYPTMTDENVLEVVSCAAGGILPKGC; this is translated from the coding sequence ATGGACTGGCGCATAACGCTTTCCGACATCGACATGGGAAATGAAGAAATCGAGGCGGTGGATCGCGTCCTCCGCAGCAAATGGCTCACCATGGGATCGGTAACGCAGGAATTCGAGAAAGCGGTCGCCGACTACGTGGAGGCAAAGCATGCCGTCGCGGTCACCAACGCCACGGCTGCCCTGCATCTTGCCTGCGTGGCGGCGGGGCTGGGGCCGGGGAAAGAGGCGATTGTCCCTTCGCTGACGTTCGTCGCCACGGCAAACGCGGTCCGTTACACGGGCGCCTCCGTTGTCTTCGCGGATATCGCCGGGGAACAGGACCTGAACATTTCGGTCGAGGCGATCGAGCGGTCCGTGACGGAAAGGACCCGCGCCATTGTGGTCGTCCATTACGGCGGGTATGCCTGCGCCATGCCCGCGATTCTGGAGTTGGCTCGGCGGCACAACCTGGCTGTGATCGAAGACGCGGCTCACGCGATCGGCTCCGAACTGCAGGGGAAAAAGCTGGGCGCCTGGGGAGACGTGGGATGCTTCAGCTTTTTTTCCAACAAGAACATGACCACGGCGGAAGGGGGAATGCTGGTGACCAGTGACGACGCCCTCGCCGAAAGGCTCCGCCTGCTCCGGTCCCACGGAATGACCACCCTGACGCTGGACCGCCACAAAGGGCACGCGTGGAGCTACGATGTGGTTGATCTGGGATACAATTACCGCATCGATGAAATCCGCTCGGCGATGGGCCTTGTGCAGCTCGGCAGACTGGACAGGAACAATCGCCGCCGCCGGGAATTTACGCGGCTCTATCGCGAGTTGCTGCGGAATGAAGCGCCGCAGGTCACTCTGCCGTTTTCCAGTCACCCGGGAGTATCGGCCGCGCATCTCATGCCGATCCTGCTGCCGCCGGGTGCGGACCGTCTCCGCTTCATGGAGCACATGAAGTCTCGGGGCATCCAGACCAGCATCCATTACCCGCCGATCCACCGGTTCAGCGCCTATCGGGAAGAGGGTGATGCGCAGAGGATAAAACTGCCGATTACGGAAGAGGTCGCCGCGAGAATTGTCACACTGCCGTTGTATCCCACGATGACGGACGAAAACGTGCTGGAAGTGGTTAGCTGTGCCGCTGGAGGGATCCTGCCGAAGGGATGCTGA